The genomic DNA GACGGCAGCACGAGGGAGGCGTATTCCAACATCATATCAGATACCAATCTGATAGATGGCATGCCTGTGGTGTACGTGTTCAACCAGAGCAATGCCAATATCACAGGTCACGAAGCTGCACACATGACAGTGGCATACTGCGATAGATGCGATATCTCTCGAAATATCATAGCGCATGATGCGCTCTTCCTCTACGGGATCACAAACAGCACTGTGGAGGAGAATACGCTCAAAGGCACATACGGCGGAATCCGTCTTCTTGATTCGACAAACAACACACTCAAGGAGAACACAGCATCAGGTACAAAGTACACCGGGATGTTCCTGCGCGGCACAGCGTACAATCTGGTCCAGAACAACAGCCTGAACAAGAACGGGAACAACGGACTGGCTCTGATCCTCTCCTACAGAAACTCGATATCAGGGAATCTCATGATGGAGAACAGCGAGTACGGAATAAGGTCGAACTACTCTGAGGAGAACGAGATCGCCAGCAACACGATCTCAGGAAATAAAAAGGCGGGCATATGGTTCGACAACAGCAACAGGAGCAGCATCTACGGAAACAACGTCACCAATAACGTGATGGGCATACTGATGACGAACTCATATGAGAACAGGGTATACCACAACAACCTCATCGACAATGAAGAGCAGGCGTCCGATGATTTTGGCAACTCCTGGGACATGGGCCCCGATGAGGGCGGAAACTACTGGAGCGATCACAGATGCACAGGCCGGCCATGCACGGGGTTCGCGAAGCTGATAAGCGCGAGTGCGATCGACAGATACCCATTCGGAGAGGTCAGCGGCTGGACGCTGCCCAGAGAGGTGCCAGGCAACATATCAGCAACAAACGCAACAAATGTATCTACAATGGAGAGCATGCCGTCCATCAAGAGCCTCGCATACGCGGTGAGCAACCGGACCGGCACATCCTACAGGAGCGGGCTCGCACTCCTGGAGGCTGCTCAGAGGCTGAGGGAAGAGAGCACCGGTACACAATGAGATCCGCAGGTCATCATATCTCCCTGCGGATTTTTATATCTTCTCGTAATTGCTCGATATTGTAAGCGTACTTGAGTCACAGATCAAGTGAAGCCGCTATCATCGTAGTTGTTTATCCGGAGATCTGTCAAGGACGAGGATATCGGGATGGAGTAAAAATGCAAAGGGTGCTATCATCGTAGTTGTTCATCCAGAGATCTGTCAAGATGGCAATTCACCTCAATGTATCGAGCATGTTCTTCTCTGCCCACCATGAAATGCCAAAAACGTATTTACTTTTGCAGCAGAACATCAGTGGGGTGGTCCACTGCCGACAATAAGCGAGAAGATCCTCAGCAGGGCATCGGGAACAGAGGCAGAGGCAGGAGATATTGTCGATGCTGAGATAGACTATGCGATGTCGCACGACGGCACAAGCGTCCTTGCCATAAAGGCATTCAGGGAGATGGGGTCAGAGAAGGTCTGGGATAAAAGCAGGATAGTAATACCGTTCGATCACATCGTGCCCGCAAACAATGAGACCGCTGCGACGCTTCAGGCGGAGGTGAGAAGATGGGCGAGGGCTCAGGGGATTGAGAACTTCTACGACTGCGGTCATGGCATATGCCACCAGGTCTTCTGCGAGATGGGTTTCGCTCTTCCTGGGGCGCTTGTCGTGGGCGCCGACTCTCATTCCTGTACTTATGGTGCACTCGGCGCATTCGGAACAGGTGTGGGCGCCACGGACATGGCTGAGATCTATTCCCGCGGGAGGCTATGGTTCAGAGTGCCGGAGACGATATGCATGCGCCTTGAGGGCACTCTGGGTGATATGGTATCAGCAAAGGATCTCGCCCTCTTCGTGGTGAAGGAGATGGGCGCGGATGGCGCCAACTACATGTCCGTGGAGTTCGTCGGCGGGGCTGTGGAGAGGCTGAGCATATCAGGCAGGATGACTCTGTGCAACATGGGTGTTGAGATGGGAGCAAAGGCTGCGATCGTCCCGCCGGATGAGAGCGTCGACGCATACCTCGCTAGAAGAGCCAGACGTCCATACACGCACATCCACTCAGACCCGGGATCATACTACAGAGAGATCGAGTACGATGTGAGCGATATTCCTCCAATGATTGCGGCTCCATACCGCGTTGACAATGTTCATCCAGTCAGGGATCTGGCAGGCATCGAGGTGGACCAGGTATTCATCGGCACATGTACCAACGGAAGGCTGGAGGATCTGGAGATGGCAGCCCGGATCGTGAAGGGCAAAAGGGTTAAGATCAGAACGCTTGTGATCCCCGCCTCCAGAGAGATATATCTTGGTGCTCTGAGATCTGGGGTAATTGAGACCCTTGTCGAGGCCGGCGCGATGATCGGCCCGCCGGGATGCGGTCCATGCCTTGGCGCACACATGGGAGTTCTGGGCGACGGAGAGGTCTGTTTGTCCACATCAAACAGAAACTTCCCGGGAAGGATGGGCAGAAACGGAAAGGTCTACCTGGCATCGCCTGCAACTGCCGCAGCCACGGCGATCACAGGAAAGATCACAGATCCAAGGGACGTATGAGGTTCGATCTCCACATCCACTCAAAATACTCCGATGGCGGGGCGAGCGTCGAGGAGATAGTGAGGGTTGCGAGGAGAAAGGGTCTCGGTGGTATTGCTGTGACCGACCACAATACGCTTGATGGTTCGATGGCTGCGCTTAGGATCTGCAGATCGAGATACAAGGAGATGATCATCATCAGAGGGGCTGAGATTGATACCTCTGAGGGTCATCTGATAGTCCTCGGTGTTGATGAGATGCCTGAGAAGGGGCTCACGCCTGAGGAGACGATCGAGGAGGCCCATGATCTCGGGGGAATTGCGGTACTGCCGCATCCCTACCACCTCTTCAGACACTCCATAGGAAGAATACCACCTGTGGATGCTGTGGAGGTCTGCAACTCGAAATACATCCTAGGGTTATCAAATCTGAGAGCCATGCTGGAGGCCAGAAGGCGGCGCATACCGATGGTGGCGGGCAGCGACGCCCACGTTGCAGAGACGGTCGGCCTGGGCGTCACAATCCTGAATGCAGCGAGCGAGGATGATGTGCTGGATGAGATACGAAAGAACAGAACGAGGATAGATTGCTGCAGAACTCCATTCGATGTTGTGGCAAAGAGGCTTGCAAAGAAGATCTACAGAAAGCTCAGGCATCAGCGTGTATGATTCGTCCGCCATGGGCGCATGGCAGGACCTACGCTGCAGGTTGTCAGATGAAAAACGAGTGGTGCTTTCAGCAACGCTTGCATGACTTTGTTATTGAAGACGTGAGAACTCTATAATGCAAGCACCTGACAGGATCCCTGCTAGACCAGCACCCTGCCATGGGTGTCGATCTTACCCTCGGCGATGCGTGTGGAGCTGATCCTCATGTTGTCATCGGCCATCTTATACTCGATCTGGACTATCTTCAGAGGCCTCAGGCCGTTCTCGCGCCTTATCTCGTTTATCCTGCATGCGGTCGGCGCGGTTTCAGGGGAGACGACAATATAATCATAGTCCTTCTCAATTGCAGATCCGAAGACGTCACTTATCTTCTCCACCTCGAAGCTATCCACTCCAAGCTTCTCCTTCAGAACCCGCCGGAGGTTTTTCAGCCGGGTATCGAAATCCCTCACAGGCCTCTTCCTCTGGCTCCTCGCCATCTCATCGGATGTGAGGGCTATCACCACCGTCCCGTTCTCTCCAGCGACTTCAAACGCTTTTTTCAGGAGAGCGAGATGGCCATCATGAATTGGGTCGAATGTTCCACCAACGGCAACTCTGGCCATACGTGCGCCAGAAGGAAGCGATCGGTATAAGTAACTACCGCTTGCGCAATCTGTTAGCATCTTTCCTTGAGGATCTTCTCCACGATCTGCCTCGAGCTGCAGAGCTCGCACGGTTCCCGTTCCGAGATCCTTACAACCCTTGCCATTAAACCTCTCTTTCTGAGCTCCCCCTCAAGCCAGTTCTCATCCATGTACTGGTCGTAGCCCAGGGTGATTATATCCGGCCTGAGAGCCCTTACAGGCTCGAAGATATCCGTCACGCTTCCCAGAACCGCCATATCAACCATCTTCAGAGCTGAGACCATCCGCAGCCTCTGATCCTCGGGAACGACCGGCCTTGGCTTGTGCTTAACATTGATATCCCTTGCAACAACGACCACGAGCTCATCCCCAAGAGCTCTTGAGCGCTCCAGGTACAGAAGATGCCCTGGATGCAATATATCGAAAGTACCGGTCGCCATCACTCTTGTCATAGTACCTCTCATGCAGGGCAGCAGAACATCTGATCTACAGCACGACGCTACTCATCTATTACCACAAGATCTTTTCTCCTTCCCGAGGAGTCGTAGCATCTCCAGCTCCTCTCATCGAACGGCGGAAATGCGATTATGTGATAGCTGCCAGTGTGTGAAAAGAACGCCAAGTCTTCTCTGGATGGAGCAGGATTGGGCACAGGATGGCTGT from Methanothrix thermoacetophila PT includes the following:
- a CDS encoding NosD domain-containing protein, with amino-acid sequence MIRIWVISVVVILIVTSTGTSRNYIVDDDGFADSDSIGDAVKAASDGDIIYVKPGEYSEEVQVDKTLTIKPLLGERGECVLKGDDRSVGIRIAAEGCTVEGLIITGYSEAGILLTSSGNSIKGNTLSENRAGVLIEGGGSNRIEKNMVYSSTGGIVLYRGARDNSVIDNEIRSCNYSIISKEAYYNIIEKNNISSAGEGVHLINSTDTVVATNTIFDALSGIVIEGSSRIKLSGCTVNNTGTAIALGATSSSTVTDNSISSSNDGIDLVGTSSCLLERNSIENVTTGLMIVDSFNNTIRDNEIRDVELGLFVDGSTREAYSNIISDTNLIDGMPVVYVFNQSNANITGHEAAHMTVAYCDRCDISRNIIAHDALFLYGITNSTVEENTLKGTYGGIRLLDSTNNTLKENTASGTKYTGMFLRGTAYNLVQNNSLNKNGNNGLALILSYRNSISGNLMMENSEYGIRSNYSEENEIASNTISGNKKAGIWFDNSNRSSIYGNNVTNNVMGILMTNSYENRVYHNNLIDNEEQASDDFGNSWDMGPDEGGNYWSDHRCTGRPCTGFAKLISASAIDRYPFGEVSGWTLPREVPGNISATNATNVSTMESMPSIKSLAYAVSNRTGTSYRSGLALLEAAQRLREESTGTQ
- a CDS encoding PHP domain-containing protein, which codes for MRFDLHIHSKYSDGGASVEEIVRVARRKGLGGIAVTDHNTLDGSMAALRICRSRYKEMIIIRGAEIDTSEGHLIVLGVDEMPEKGLTPEETIEEAHDLGGIAVLPHPYHLFRHSIGRIPPVDAVEVCNSKYILGLSNLRAMLEARRRRIPMVAGSDAHVAETVGLGVTILNAASEDDVLDEIRKNRTRIDCCRTPFDVVAKRLAKKIYRKLRHQRV
- a CDS encoding phosphopantetheine adenylyltransferase, which gives rise to MARVAVGGTFDPIHDGHLALLKKAFEVAGENGTVVIALTSDEMARSQRKRPVRDFDTRLKNLRRVLKEKLGVDSFEVEKISDVFGSAIEKDYDYIVVSPETAPTACRINEIRRENGLRPLKIVQIEYKMADDNMRISSTRIAEGKIDTHGRVLV
- a CDS encoding FAD synthase produces the protein MTRVMATGTFDILHPGHLLYLERSRALGDELVVVVARDINVKHKPRPVVPEDQRLRMVSALKMVDMAVLGSVTDIFEPVRALRPDIITLGYDQYMDENWLEGELRKRGLMARVVRISEREPCELCSSRQIVEKILKERC
- a CDS encoding 3-isopropylmalate dehydratase large subunit encodes the protein MPTISEKILSRASGTEAEAGDIVDAEIDYAMSHDGTSVLAIKAFREMGSEKVWDKSRIVIPFDHIVPANNETAATLQAEVRRWARAQGIENFYDCGHGICHQVFCEMGFALPGALVVGADSHSCTYGALGAFGTGVGATDMAEIYSRGRLWFRVPETICMRLEGTLGDMVSAKDLALFVVKEMGADGANYMSVEFVGGAVERLSISGRMTLCNMGVEMGAKAAIVPPDESVDAYLARRARRPYTHIHSDPGSYYREIEYDVSDIPPMIAAPYRVDNVHPVRDLAGIEVDQVFIGTCTNGRLEDLEMAARIVKGKRVKIRTLVIPASREIYLGALRSGVIETLVEAGAMIGPPGCGPCLGAHMGVLGDGEVCLSTSNRNFPGRMGRNGKVYLASPATAAATAITGKITDPRDV